From one Microbacter margulisiae genomic stretch:
- the panB gene encoding 3-methyl-2-oxobutanoate hydroxymethyltransferase, whose translation MSVHAAEPLRKVTTHRLFEMKERNEKITMLTAYDYTMAKIVDQAGIDVILVGDSASNVIAGNITTLPMTLDEMIYHGRSVMKAVERALVVVDMPFGSYQGNSTLALASAIRIMKETGADCLKLEGGEEILDSVKRILSAGIPIIGHLGLTPQSINKFGTYTVRAREEQEAKRLISDAHLLEEVGCSAIVLEKIPAQLAGQVASELKIPIIGIGAGNQVDGQVLVIHDMLGMTNGFSPRFLRRYANLHDVIFEAAQHYSKDVKSGDFPNEKEQY comes from the coding sequence ATGTCTGTACATGCTGCTGAACCGTTGAGAAAGGTAACGACGCATCGCCTTTTTGAAATGAAAGAGCGAAATGAAAAAATTACCATGCTAACGGCATATGATTATACCATGGCCAAAATTGTTGACCAAGCAGGGATTGATGTCATTCTGGTCGGTGACTCGGCTTCCAATGTTATTGCCGGCAACATTACCACGCTACCAATGACCCTTGATGAAATGATCTATCATGGGCGATCCGTTATGAAAGCCGTTGAAAGAGCCTTGGTAGTAGTCGACATGCCTTTTGGCTCCTATCAGGGTAATTCAACCTTGGCACTAGCTTCAGCTATCCGCATTATGAAAGAAACCGGAGCTGATTGTTTGAAACTGGAAGGAGGCGAAGAAATTCTGGATTCGGTTAAACGTATTCTTTCTGCAGGCATTCCCATCATCGGACATTTAGGATTGACGCCACAATCAATAAATAAATTTGGCACTTACACTGTTCGTGCCCGGGAGGAACAAGAAGCTAAACGCTTAATTTCGGATGCTCATTTATTGGAAGAAGTCGGTTGTTCTGCGATTGTACTGGAAAAAATTCCCGCTCAGCTTGCCGGACAGGTTGCTTCAGAACTAAAAATTCCAATTATTGGTATCGGAGCAGGGAATCAGGTAGATGGACAAGTTTTAGTTATCCACGATATGTTGGGAATGACAAATGGCTTTTCTCCCAGATTTTTACGTCGATACGCCAATCTACATGATGTCATCTTTGAAGCTGCTCAACATTATTCCAAGGATGTAAAGTCAGGAGATTTTCCAAACGAAAAAGAACAATATTAA
- the folD gene encoding bifunctional methylenetetrahydrofolate dehydrogenase/methenyltetrahydrofolate cyclohydrolase FolD: MQLIDGKLIASQVKQEIAQEVLAMKSKGEAIPHLVAVLVGHDGGSETYVASKITDCEEVGFKSSLIRYEDDVTEAELLSTIDKLNKDASVTGFIVQLPLPKHIDEQKIIEAIDPKKDVDGFHPVNVGRTLIGLPSLVSATPAGILELLKRYNIETSGKHCVVIGRSNIVGKPVAGLMMQKTYPGDATVTVCHSRSKNITEICRQADILIAAIGQPEFVKAEMVKEGAVVIDVGTTRVPCPERQRGWKLTGDVKFDEVAPKCSYITPVPGGVGPMTRVELLKNTLLAAKMNRRS, encoded by the coding sequence ATGCAACTTATTGACGGAAAATTAATTGCATCTCAAGTAAAGCAAGAAATCGCACAAGAAGTTCTTGCCATGAAATCAAAAGGCGAAGCTATACCACATTTAGTCGCCGTTCTGGTAGGCCACGATGGAGGCAGCGAAACTTATGTCGCCAGTAAAATTACAGATTGCGAAGAGGTCGGATTCAAATCATCACTGATTCGCTATGAAGATGATGTGACTGAAGCCGAATTACTGTCCACTATCGACAAACTAAACAAGGATGCCTCGGTAACCGGATTTATCGTGCAGCTTCCATTGCCTAAGCATATTGACGAACAAAAAATTATTGAAGCCATTGATCCCAAGAAGGATGTAGATGGATTTCATCCGGTGAATGTAGGTCGGACGCTGATTGGGCTCCCCTCTTTAGTATCGGCAACACCGGCAGGAATATTGGAATTATTAAAAAGATACAACATTGAAACCAGCGGAAAGCATTGTGTAGTCATCGGAAGAAGTAATATAGTCGGAAAACCGGTAGCCGGATTGATGATGCAAAAAACATATCCCGGAGATGCTACTGTAACGGTTTGCCACAGCCGGTCAAAAAACATTACCGAGATATGTCGTCAGGCCGATATTTTAATTGCAGCTATAGGGCAGCCTGAATTTGTAAAAGCCGAGATGGTAAAAGAAGGTGCTGTGGTAATTGACGTTGGGACAACACGCGTGCCTTGTCCTGAAAGACAAAGAGGGTGGAAACTGACAGGGGATGTTAAATTTGACGAAGTTGCTCCCAAATGTTCATACATCACACCGGTGCCAGGCGGAGTTGGGCCTATGACGCGGGTTGAGTTATTGAAAAATACATTGCTGGCCGCAAAAATGAACCGTCGTTCATAA
- a CDS encoding MFS transporter, whose translation MPTLRYSAFTKNKSLVIFLIVRVFSTFVFQMTSVAIGWQMYSITHSAFDLGLVGLVQFIPMVLFTLIVGMVADRFNRKLIICISQAVLAAAFIFLSISSHMGWVNREWILGIVFFLGTANAFQGPAIRSLLPNIVSKESFTQATAGVSSLTQVATIVGPALGGILYLLSPSVVYLISGSFALISTIIVLFIKVSQNREQREPVTAKSLVMGISFIKERPTILGAISLDLFAVLFGGATALLPIYASSILKTGSLGLGMLRSAPAVGAMLVSLYLARHPIRRAVGRSMFAAVVVFGIATLIFAVSRIFVLSLAALVVLGAADVISVVIRSTLVQLGTPDAMRGRVNSITQLFIGTSNQLGEFESGVTASWFGVVPAAILGGVGTIAVVLAWVKLFPSLYREDAFQYDGR comes from the coding sequence ATGCCGACGTTAAGATATTCTGCATTTACCAAGAATAAATCCCTGGTTATTTTTCTTATTGTCAGAGTCTTTAGTACATTTGTTTTTCAAATGACTTCTGTGGCCATTGGCTGGCAGATGTACTCCATCACACATTCTGCGTTCGACCTTGGATTGGTTGGTCTCGTTCAATTCATACCCATGGTCCTGTTTACCCTGATCGTGGGCATGGTAGCTGACCGTTTTAACCGAAAGCTTATCATCTGCATTAGTCAGGCTGTACTAGCTGCTGCATTTATCTTTCTGTCTATAAGCAGCCATATGGGATGGGTTAACAGGGAATGGATTTTAGGTATCGTCTTCTTTTTGGGGACAGCGAATGCGTTTCAGGGACCTGCCATACGTTCTTTATTGCCAAATATTGTTTCCAAAGAATCATTTACGCAAGCTACTGCTGGCGTTTCCTCATTAACTCAGGTAGCAACTATTGTCGGACCTGCTCTCGGAGGAATCCTATATTTGCTTAGCCCCTCAGTAGTTTACCTGATTTCCGGATCTTTTGCCTTAATATCAACGATCATTGTTCTATTCATAAAAGTATCACAGAACCGGGAACAACGAGAACCCGTAACAGCAAAATCGCTTGTCATGGGCATTTCTTTCATTAAAGAAAGACCTACCATCCTGGGGGCAATTTCACTTGATCTGTTTGCTGTCCTGTTCGGAGGTGCAACCGCTTTACTTCCTATTTATGCCAGTTCAATTCTTAAAACAGGATCACTTGGGCTTGGGATGTTGCGGTCGGCCCCGGCAGTGGGAGCTATGTTAGTATCCCTTTATTTGGCACGTCATCCGATTCGACGTGCGGTTGGACGTTCAATGTTCGCTGCTGTAGTGGTTTTTGGGATTGCAACCCTTATATTCGCTGTTTCCAGAATATTTGTGCTTTCATTGGCTGCGCTCGTTGTACTCGGTGCTGCAGATGTAATCAGTGTTGTCATCCGTTCAACTCTTGTTCAATTGGGGACTCCTGATGCCATGAGAGGCCGTGTAAACTCTATAACACAACTCTTCATTGGCACCTCAAATCAATTAGGAGAATTTGAATCGGGAGTCACAGCATCATGGTTTGGCGTAGTGCCGGCAGCTATTCTGGGAGGCGTTGGCACAATAGCCGTTGTACTTGCATGGGTCAAATTATTTCCATCCCTTTATCGCGAAGATGCATTTCAGTACGACGGGCGATAA
- a CDS encoding UvrD-helicase domain-containing protein, which yields MLQLYRASAGSGKTFRLTQRYIQMLFDDHQPYAHRRILAVTFTNKATDEMKLRIVDALDKLAHDKPSPFREPLKQRYDWDEKKVNQYAETCLKELLHDYAFFAVSTIDRFFQQVLRNFAREIGLNGGYSIEIETNEILEKAIDNLLAQLDSKEDKQLFDWLMRLTTNQIEEGKKWNLKNHLRTLAQELFKESFKKKFPLIREKLLDKNFLENYQASLIKLITVFETKVMQEAQQALAIIQKHGLQLTDFKNQSRTPLNVLLKFTRKEIAFPSNSFLKLYNEPEEWATKNSPEAARIKTAYLDGLNTTVGLIIELFENHFRAYSTAKTILKQLYALGILMDIDEQIRLESDETHRLLITDTTELLSRIVDGSDTPFVFEKIGVHIQHLLLDEFQDTSDLQWLNFKPLLLNSLATGNDDLVVGDVKQSIYRWRNSNWELLDSQLFKDLGNDYIEEIYLNDNWRSGRAIVRFNNLFFKLASDVLQQQIRQLIPVTSAEDPRLAPLNAKIAHAYNNLAQQCPETAIEGNVIIQVIDDEEKSYHEAALANMVTWIEKWQDAGYDAGEIAILVRRNVEATEIVDYLLHYQNSENAKPTYSYSVISDEALMISNAQSVQLLILLLQYVLHADDTLLRAKIAMLFFQLSGKTKPEEIASTYFLSEESAGTAFDAFEKAVWSCVKEGKNGSLFELTESLIKLLPQATVADESVFLQAFQDWVHHFSLSDSMGIDAFLEWWDTGGAQKKVPSPDTSHAMRVMTVHKAKGLGFKAVLVPFTDWKLDPQKAILWCEPTEAPFNALPLVPVSYNTKLVDTIFIKDFLEEKTATFIDSLNVAYVALTRAKEALVVFAPKPEKPGKEAATFAELLYQCITSNSSGDNALLSYWNPDSLMLEIGNLNLFGQTTAEHNQINYSYAETSGDKRILNVKFHSKNFWEQKTAATPSRLNYGVLMHDVLRRIRHIDDGNKVIAELERSGKISQEEKEEIENMLKEFWTIPETSQWFDPALRAQNETAILIPGESSYIPDRVVFDHQNATIIDYKFGMPHPSHHRQVLQYKRLLEEMGFTAQAFLCYVPDRNVIRVS from the coding sequence ATGCTGCAACTTTATCGCGCTTCTGCCGGTTCGGGAAAGACATTCCGCCTGACACAACGCTACATTCAAATGCTGTTTGACGATCATCAGCCCTATGCCCATCGTCGGATTCTGGCCGTTACATTCACCAATAAAGCAACGGATGAAATGAAACTGCGTATCGTAGATGCGTTAGACAAACTGGCTCATGACAAACCCTCTCCTTTCCGTGAACCGTTGAAGCAACGTTACGATTGGGATGAGAAAAAAGTTAACCAATACGCAGAGACATGTCTGAAAGAGCTTTTACATGATTATGCCTTTTTTGCTGTCAGCACCATCGACCGGTTCTTTCAACAGGTACTACGCAATTTTGCCAGAGAGATCGGATTGAATGGAGGCTATTCCATTGAAATCGAAACAAATGAAATTCTGGAAAAAGCCATTGACAACTTACTTGCCCAGCTCGATTCAAAAGAAGACAAACAACTGTTTGACTGGTTGATGCGCCTCACCACAAATCAAATCGAGGAAGGTAAAAAATGGAATCTCAAAAACCATCTTCGCACATTAGCACAAGAACTCTTCAAAGAATCTTTCAAAAAAAAGTTTCCGCTGATTCGTGAAAAGCTTTTGGATAAAAACTTTTTAGAAAACTATCAAGCTTCTCTGATCAAACTCATTACTGTTTTTGAGACAAAGGTGATGCAGGAAGCTCAGCAAGCATTGGCAATTATACAAAAACACGGATTACAGCTCACTGACTTTAAAAATCAGTCCCGGACTCCTTTGAATGTATTGTTGAAATTTACACGCAAAGAGATAGCATTCCCATCCAATTCGTTTTTGAAACTATACAACGAACCTGAGGAATGGGCAACAAAGAACTCCCCGGAGGCTGCACGCATCAAAACAGCCTATCTGGATGGCCTGAATACCACAGTAGGGTTGATTATCGAATTATTTGAGAATCATTTTCGTGCCTATTCAACAGCAAAAACCATCCTGAAACAATTATATGCACTTGGCATCCTGATGGATATTGACGAGCAAATACGATTGGAATCGGATGAGACCCACCGGTTGCTTATCACGGATACGACAGAATTATTGTCCCGCATTGTAGATGGAAGCGACACCCCGTTTGTTTTTGAAAAAATAGGAGTCCATATTCAACATTTGTTGCTGGATGAATTTCAGGACACATCCGATTTGCAATGGCTTAATTTCAAGCCTTTGCTGTTAAACAGCCTGGCAACTGGTAATGATGATCTGGTAGTTGGAGACGTGAAACAAAGCATCTACCGCTGGCGTAATTCAAACTGGGAACTACTTGACAGTCAACTATTCAAAGATCTTGGAAATGATTATATAGAAGAGATCTACCTGAACGATAATTGGAGAAGCGGGCGTGCCATTGTCCGGTTCAACAATCTTTTTTTCAAGCTTGCCTCAGATGTTCTGCAGCAACAAATCCGGCAATTGATACCTGTAACTTCAGCAGAAGATCCACGTCTTGCCCCACTAAACGCAAAGATCGCCCATGCTTACAACAATTTAGCTCAACAGTGCCCCGAAACCGCCATAGAAGGGAATGTCATCATCCAGGTTATCGATGATGAGGAAAAAAGCTATCACGAAGCAGCATTGGCAAATATGGTAACCTGGATTGAAAAGTGGCAGGATGCAGGATATGATGCAGGCGAGATAGCCATTCTGGTGAGACGGAATGTGGAAGCCACAGAAATAGTCGATTATCTTCTGCACTATCAAAACAGTGAGAACGCTAAACCAACCTATTCGTACAGTGTCATTTCCGACGAGGCATTAATGATCTCCAATGCGCAATCCGTGCAATTATTAATCTTATTACTTCAGTATGTTTTACATGCCGATGACACCTTGTTACGCGCTAAAATTGCCATGCTGTTTTTTCAACTTTCAGGGAAAACGAAGCCGGAAGAGATAGCCTCTACCTACTTCCTGTCCGAAGAAAGCGCTGGCACAGCGTTTGATGCTTTCGAGAAAGCTGTATGGAGTTGTGTGAAGGAAGGGAAAAACGGGTCGCTGTTTGAGTTGACGGAATCATTAATCAAGTTGCTACCGCAAGCCACGGTTGCAGATGAATCCGTCTTTTTACAAGCCTTTCAGGATTGGGTTCATCATTTTTCGTTATCCGATTCCATGGGTATCGATGCATTCCTGGAATGGTGGGACACCGGAGGTGCACAAAAAAAGGTGCCTTCGCCGGACACATCGCATGCAATGCGTGTGATGACTGTTCACAAGGCAAAAGGACTTGGTTTTAAGGCTGTCTTAGTGCCATTCACCGATTGGAAATTAGACCCGCAAAAGGCGATACTTTGGTGCGAGCCCACCGAAGCACCCTTTAATGCTTTGCCGCTGGTGCCGGTAAGTTATAACACAAAACTGGTTGATACGATCTTTATCAAAGACTTTCTGGAAGAGAAAACAGCAACTTTCATTGATAGCCTTAATGTGGCGTACGTTGCGTTAACGCGCGCCAAAGAGGCGCTGGTAGTATTTGCCCCTAAGCCGGAAAAGCCAGGAAAAGAGGCGGCTACTTTTGCTGAATTGCTTTATCAGTGCATAACATCCAACAGCAGCGGGGATAATGCTCTTTTGTCATATTGGAATCCGGATTCATTAATGCTTGAAATAGGAAATTTAAACTTATTCGGACAAACCACAGCCGAACACAATCAGATCAACTACTCCTATGCAGAAACTTCCGGTGACAAGCGAATCCTCAATGTCAAATTTCATTCCAAAAACTTCTGGGAACAAAAGACAGCGGCAACACCTTCGCGGTTAAATTACGGTGTACTGATGCATGATGTCCTGCGACGCATCCGACATATCGATGACGGGAATAAGGTGATAGCAGAATTAGAACGTTCCGGGAAGATATCACAGGAAGAAAAAGAGGAGATTGAAAACATGCTGAAGGAATTCTGGACGATTCCGGAAACAAGCCAGTGGTTTGATCCTGCATTGAGAGCGCAAAACGAAACAGCCATTCTGATTCCGGGCGAATCTTCTTATATCCCTGACCGCGTCGTATTTGATCATCAAAACGCAACGATTATCGACTACAAATTCGGGATGCCCCATCCCAGCCATCATCGCCAGGTGTTGCAATACAAACGCTTGCTCGAAGAGATGGGCTTTACGGCACAAGCTTTTCTTTGCTATGTTCCTGACAGGAACGTTATCCGGGTTTCATAA
- a CDS encoding TonB-dependent receptor, which translates to MRRNILFIILLFILPSGIIAQKNPRYTIQGQVIDKNTRAPISYASVIIWNSQIGTTADSIGRFKLSNIAPGSYRLQASFIGYANSITPEFLVINNKGFETIELEETAKALQEVEIKGVSGPFRRSAISPLSLKEIGFTEIEKSAGSNRDISRVLESFPGVASSTGGYRNDLIVRGGGPSENSYYIEGIAVPTINHFSTQGASGGPVGIFNAELISKADFYTGAFPADRGDALSSILNIDLKDGSATSYNYSGVVGSSDLGFNTDGHIGNKITYLFSARQSYLQYLFKALKLPFLPTYWDSQFKVKIRFNRYNQLTLLGLGGIDRMTLNTDTTGQTDGNKYIVATLPIISQNTYTVGGVYKHFAGNSTQSIVLSHDFFQNTNLKYLNNDAASGDKILNYNSYQAETRFRFENSTLLNAFRIDAGIHAELDHYFNHTGQTLYSNGNAYKLNYLTNLSLMRWGIFATGVYKSPNEKLTLAAGFRTDATNYASTMNHPFGQFSPRVSLSYQLLPKFYLNGNVGTYFELPPYTVLGYKNNENQYVNKGNGMKYLQCNQVVIGIEHQPKDYLRLSLEGFYKKYINGLYSLSDSIPLASEGADYNVYGTESVSSTATGRAYGVEASARWFGFDHLNFILAYTYVRSEYINPNTGKYIPSSWDNRNLLTVTSNYQFPRNWALGMKFRAIGGAPYTPYDYAKSSLKVAWDAKNSPYLDYALYNTKRLATFTELDLRVDKTYYFKNWMFGFYLDVQNALGTTYREAPVLYSTGLTDPTDPTHYLMKTVQPTSGTILPSIGIMVEF; encoded by the coding sequence AAAATACAAGAGCACCTATTTCATATGCCAGCGTGATCATCTGGAATAGTCAAATCGGAACAACGGCTGATTCGATTGGCCGTTTTAAGTTATCCAACATTGCTCCGGGAAGCTATCGGTTACAGGCTTCTTTTATTGGTTATGCCAACAGTATCACTCCTGAATTTTTAGTTATTAATAATAAGGGATTTGAAACCATAGAATTGGAAGAAACTGCCAAAGCCCTGCAAGAAGTTGAGATAAAGGGAGTCAGCGGTCCATTTCGAAGGTCGGCTATCAGTCCGCTCTCATTAAAGGAAATCGGATTTACAGAGATTGAAAAGAGCGCGGGTTCCAACCGGGATATATCCCGTGTACTCGAATCTTTTCCTGGCGTGGCTTCGTCTACCGGAGGTTACAGAAATGATTTAATAGTGAGAGGAGGTGGCCCTTCTGAAAACAGCTATTATATAGAGGGTATAGCAGTACCCACCATCAACCATTTTTCAACACAGGGGGCTTCAGGTGGGCCTGTTGGAATTTTTAACGCGGAACTGATAAGCAAAGCTGATTTTTATACGGGAGCTTTTCCTGCTGACCGGGGGGATGCGCTAAGTTCCATTTTAAATATCGATTTGAAAGATGGTTCAGCCACTTCTTATAATTACAGCGGTGTGGTTGGCTCATCTGATCTCGGATTCAATACTGATGGCCATATCGGGAATAAGATCACCTATCTGTTTTCTGCGAGGCAATCCTACTTGCAATATCTTTTCAAAGCATTGAAACTTCCGTTTTTGCCAACCTACTGGGATAGCCAGTTTAAGGTTAAAATCAGATTCAACCGCTATAACCAGTTAACCCTACTTGGCCTGGGAGGTATCGACCGGATGACACTCAACACCGATACTACCGGGCAAACGGATGGAAATAAGTATATTGTGGCAACACTGCCTATCATTTCGCAGAATACATACACCGTTGGAGGCGTTTACAAACATTTTGCAGGAAATAGCACGCAATCCATCGTATTAAGCCATGATTTCTTTCAAAACACCAACTTGAAATATCTTAATAATGATGCTGCTTCCGGAGATAAAATTCTCAATTACAATTCATACCAGGCTGAAACCAGATTCCGGTTTGAGAACAGTACCCTGTTAAATGCTTTTCGTATTGACGCAGGAATACATGCGGAATTAGATCATTATTTTAATCATACAGGACAGACCTTATATAGCAATGGAAATGCCTACAAACTCAATTATTTGACTAATTTGTCGTTAATGCGTTGGGGTATTTTTGCTACCGGTGTCTATAAAAGCCCCAATGAAAAATTGACATTGGCTGCAGGTTTCAGAACGGATGCTACTAATTATGCTTCAACAATGAATCATCCGTTTGGGCAATTTTCTCCACGGGTTTCTTTATCGTATCAGCTTTTGCCTAAATTCTATCTGAATGGGAATGTAGGTACATATTTCGAATTGCCTCCCTATACTGTTTTAGGGTATAAAAACAACGAAAATCAATATGTCAACAAAGGCAATGGAATGAAATATCTACAATGCAATCAAGTTGTGATTGGAATAGAACATCAACCCAAAGATTATCTTCGATTATCATTGGAAGGATTTTACAAGAAATATATCAATGGATTATATTCACTGTCTGATTCTATCCCATTAGCATCGGAAGGTGCTGACTATAATGTTTATGGCACAGAAAGTGTCAGTTCAACTGCTACCGGACGTGCTTACGGAGTGGAAGCATCAGCACGTTGGTTTGGATTTGATCATTTGAACTTTATTTTGGCTTATACTTATGTGAGAAGCGAATATATCAATCCAAATACCGGCAAATATATTCCATCCTCATGGGATAATCGAAATCTTCTGACTGTTACCAGTAACTATCAATTTCCCAGAAACTGGGCTTTGGGCATGAAGTTTAGAGCAATCGGCGGAGCGCCCTATACTCCCTATGATTATGCAAAGTCATCTCTTAAAGTTGCGTGGGATGCAAAAAACAGTCCTTACCTTGACTATGCACTTTACAATACCAAAAGACTTGCTACGTTTACTGAACTGGATTTGCGGGTGGATAAGACCTATTATTTCAAGAATTGGATGTTTGGATTCTATCTTGATGTTCAAAATGCTTTGGGAACCACATATCGCGAAGCGCCTGTTTTGTATAGTACCGGGCTGACTGATCCAACAGATCCTACTCACTATTTGATGAAAACTGTTCAGCCAACAAGTGGAACGATTTTGCCCTCTATTGGCATTATGGTCGAATTTTAG